Part of the Sulfuricurvum kujiense DSM 16994 genome, AAACTGTGAATTAAGCCCTTGTCCGTATTTTGAAGTAATGAGATAAAAACCCTCATTATCATCGATGTCCGCATCAATGGTGTCCAAAAACTCAAATTCACCGTTTTCAAATCCGTTTTCATAAGGGATTTCAGGGACATTCCGACGATATCCGACGCCGTCGCGAACGTCCATTTGCTTTCGGAAAAAATCGAGATAATACGACTCGTCTTCCCATTGTACCCCAAAGGCATTACACAAACGGCTCGTAAGCTCATATTCGCTGATACCGCTTTCGCTCTGGAATATTTGCGGCATTTCCTGAAGAGTATAATCACCGTATGAACTGCGGAAATCATTTTTTTCCAAAAACGTTTTTGCCGGAATCACCAAATCCGCCGAACGGGACGTTTCATTCTCATACAGCCCGAAATAGACCGTAAAGCCTGCCGATGCAAAGGCATGTCTCACTCCGGTAGAGTTGGGCATCTGAGCCAAAGGATTGGCACCCTGAACGAAAACACAATTATACTTCGAAAAATCGGCAGTCGGCTTACTGATACGACGGGATAGCGATTCAAACGGCAAATCGATTCCCGATAAAGAGTTGCCCAGATAACTCACGCCACATCCTCTTTTACCGAAAAGTCCCATAATCGCGCCGAATCCGTCAATAGAGCGAAGCACATCGGCGCCGTTTCGGTATTTTTGAACACCGACACCGACCAAGATCGCACACTTTTTCCCTTTCATCAACTCCAGTATCGCCCCGATCTGTCCGAGAGAAACATCGATAAAATCAAGGGTCGCTTTGATCCTTACACTCTGAGTCAATTCGTAAAAATCGTTGTATTCGCTTGCGTGCTCCTGTAAAAACGCTTCATCGTGAATCCCCTCTATGATCGCGAAACGGCTTAATAATAACGCTAATTGCAAATCGCAATGAGGTTTGATCTGGATATGCAGATCGGCACTCTGAGCTATCGATGTTTTAACGGGATCGATGACGATAACCGTTTTTCCCTCTAAAAACGGCAACAGATGAGAATGGGTCGTATGGGGATTACGTCCCCAGAATATGACAACCTCGCTCTCATCGATCATCTGCGGCGATAACACCTCATTACTTCCTCTTCCGGCCAAAACACCCGCTTCTCCTGCACCGTCACACAGACTTCCTGACGTTCCGACCGCTTTGATAGAGGCAAAAAAATGCTCGCAGCTGCGCTGCATCAAAGAGACATTTCCGCTTCCGCGATAATAGAGGATCTGGTCATTTTTTGAGTTTTTCAATACCTCTATCAAGAGTTCGAATGCTCTCTCCATCGAAATTTCATCACCGCGAAACTGCGGGGAAAGCAATCTGTTTTGTTGTGTGAAATGGTTAAGATTCGGACATAAATAGCCCCGTGTTACCGGATGCGATTTATCTCCTTTTAGCTTTCCGTTCTCATCGACGACAATTCGGCAAGCGTCATAACAATCAAGCGGACAGGCGGTTGTCTGATTCATTTAACTCAACTTTTCATTCATACACTGAATTTTTAAACATATTAAGCGCATTTTACCCTTGACACCCTTTAGTTTTTAGTAAAAAAAGCTGACGAATAGGATATCATTAAAGAATATAAATAATTTGAGGTCACTATGTCTCTTTTAGAACACGTCGATGCGGCAACAAACTTAGCGAGAAATAACGAAGTACAGCTTTTGGTCTTTAAAATCGATACCGCTGAAGAATCGCCCTATTACGCCATTAATGTCTTTAAAACCCGCGAAGTTGTTGAAGCTAAACGCCACCACCTGACACAAATTCCCGGAGCCCATCCGCTTTTGGAGGGGACAATTGTACTGCGTGAGCTGCAAATACCGATTTTGAATCTTCCGCAATGGCTCGGAATTGCTATGGAAGATGACAGGAAAAAAGCGTCTAATCTATTGATATGTGATTTTAACGGAATCATTATCGGCATTCGGATTATGTTTGCATACCGTGTCATCAAAAAGAACTGGAATGAGATGCACTCACCCGATAGTTACCGTTTGGGAGACGACGGCCTTGTTATTAACGATACGAGATTGGATGACGGAAGTCTGTGTCTAATCCTCGACTATGAAAAACTGTTGGCGGACGTCATTCCGCAAGCAATGGTTAATGTTGAAAATGCTACAAAAGCACTCCAAAATATCTCAATTCCCGAAAAACTTAAAAACGGCGTAGTGCTCATTGCCGAAGACTCAAAAACGGCACAGCGCCATTTACGGCAAATTTTTGAACATGCCCATATCGGATACCAAATATTCAACAACGGAAAAGATTTAATTGAATTCATTTCCAAACACCCGAACCCTTCATCTATTCCGGCAATCATTACCGATATAGAAATGCCTGAGATGTCAGGCTTTACCGTTATTCAACAGCTGAAAGCCAAAGCTGAAACCAAAGCGATTCCGATCATAGTCAACAGTTCTATGACAGGGGAAAACAATAAACGCGAAGCGGCCAGTTTGGGTGCTGACGGATTTATCGATAAAACAAAAAGTGAAAATATACTCGCGTTGATTGTTGAAAAAATGGGAGAATCTGGGGCAAAACTTCTCCCTCGTTAAGGGAGAAAGAAGAAGCGATTTATTCGACAACCGCCAAAACTTGGCCTGCTTCGATTTTATCGTTTACGTTTACATTGATTGATGTTACTTTTCCGTTACGCGGAGCGACAACATCGATCTCCATTTTCATCGCTTCAAGAATCATGATCTTGTCACCTGCATTTACAGTATCGCCTACAGAAGCAACCAATTTAAATACAGAACCCGGAAGTTCCGCACAAATTGCATTTGCGTTTGCCGTAGGAGCTGCCGCTGCCGGCGCTGCAACAGCCGCAGGAGCTGCTACTGGAGCCGCTACAGGTACGACACTTTGAACGGTCGCATTGCCGCCTACGATTTGTACGTTATATTGTTGTCCGTCTACGATTACTGTGTATGTTCCGTTTGCCATAAGAAGATTCTCCTGTTGTGATTGGTTTGATTGAGTTGTTTCTGCCGTTTTAGGGCCATTTTTTCGAACGTTTACAGTTGCTTCCCCTTTGAGGAATGCAATCCCTTTAACGTCACATGAAGCGGCAATGAAAATATTCTCATCGGTCGCTTCAATACCTTCGTCGCTCAGCTTTTTAGTCCAATAGGCGATTGATTTGGTTTCGTCACGATCGGCAATATCGATTGCATGATCGGTTGTAGGCTCCAGTTTAAGCTGCTCATGTGCGATACGAACTACTTCCGGATCGGGAGCGGTAGGGGTTTTACCGAAGTAACCCAATACCATTTTCCCATAGCCCGGAGCGATTTTTTTCCACGGTCCCATAAGGGCGTTGTTGAGTGCCTGCTGAAAGTAAAACTGAGATACCGGAGTAACGGATGTACCGTATCCCCCTTTCTCAACGACTTCACGCATTGCACGGATTACTTCAGGATAGCGATCCAACATGTTGTTGTCACGCATCATTTGGGTATTTGCCGTCAATGCGCCCCCCGGCATCGGAGAAAACGGAATGAGCGGAGAAACCTGCGTCGCTTCCGGCGGCATGAAATAGTCTTTCAAGCAATCGCCCAAAACATCTT contains:
- a CDS encoding chemotaxis protein, which gives rise to MSLLEHVDAATNLARNNEVQLLVFKIDTAEESPYYAINVFKTREVVEAKRHHLTQIPGAHPLLEGTIVLRELQIPILNLPQWLGIAMEDDRKKASNLLICDFNGIIIGIRIMFAYRVIKKNWNEMHSPDSYRLGDDGLVINDTRLDDGSLCLILDYEKLLADVIPQAMVNVENATKALQNISIPEKLKNGVVLIAEDSKTAQRHLRQIFEHAHIGYQIFNNGKDLIEFISKHPNPSSIPAIITDIEMPEMSGFTVIQQLKAKAETKAIPIIVNSSMTGENNKREAASLGADGFIDKTKSENILALIVEKMGESGAKLLPR
- a CDS encoding biotin/lipoyl-containing protein — encoded protein: MAKKYIDVMDTTFRDGFQSVFGGRVLMEDFFPALEAAKEAGIRHFEFGGGARFQSLFFYLNENAFDMMDRFRAIVGPDANLQTLARGVNTVMLDTGSREMVDLHAKMFKKHGTTTIRNFDALNDVENLKYSGERIVHHGLKHEVVVTMMDLPPGCVGAHDVAFYEKTLREILDSGIPYHSICFKDASGTSSPQKVYDTLKMARKLVPEGTHLRLHTHETAGVSVACYLAALEAGVDGIDMAAAPVSGGTSQPDILTMLHAVKGKNFDLGGLELEKILKYEDVLGDCLKDYFMPPEATQVSPLIPFSPMPGGALTANTQMMRDNNMLDRYPEVIRAMREVVEKGGYGTSVTPVSQFYFQQALNNALMGPWKKIAPGYGKMVLGYFGKTPTAPDPEVVRIAHEQLKLEPTTDHAIDIADRDETKSIAYWTKKLSDEGIEATDENIFIAASCDVKGIAFLKGEATVNVRKNGPKTAETTQSNQSQQENLLMANGTYTVIVDGQQYNVQIVGGNATVQSVVPVAAPVAAPAAVAAPAAAAPTANANAICAELPGSVFKLVASVGDTVNAGDKIMILEAMKMEIDVVAPRNGKVTSINVNVNDKIEAGQVLAVVE
- a CDS encoding molybdopterin-dependent oxidoreductase; translated protein: MNQTTACPLDCYDACRIVVDENGKLKGDKSHPVTRGYLCPNLNHFTQQNRLLSPQFRGDEISMERAFELLIEVLKNSKNDQILYYRGSGNVSLMQRSCEHFFASIKAVGTSGSLCDGAGEAGVLAGRGSNEVLSPQMIDESEVVIFWGRNPHTTHSHLLPFLEGKTVIVIDPVKTSIAQSADLHIQIKPHCDLQLALLLSRFAIIEGIHDEAFLQEHASEYNDFYELTQSVRIKATLDFIDVSLGQIGAILELMKGKKCAILVGVGVQKYRNGADVLRSIDGFGAIMGLFGKRGCGVSYLGNSLSGIDLPFESLSRRISKPTADFSKYNCVFVQGANPLAQMPNSTGVRHAFASAGFTVYFGLYENETSRSADLVIPAKTFLEKNDFRSSYGDYTLQEMPQIFQSESGISEYELTSRLCNAFGVQWEDESYYLDFFRKQMDVRDGVGYRRNVPEIPYENGFENGEFEFLDTIDADIDDNEGFYLITSKYGQGLNSQFKRAGGVYFHPDAGFDEDAVVQLVSHSCSVEMRVRHDNRLRKDCLLIYSGTPDVNVLTPPHLSYEGESAVYQEIKIKVIKK